Genomic window (Ureibacillus composti):
CAATCATATTGTCATCGGTGAACTTTCAGAAATGACAGAGGAAGACTTAGCTGGTAAGGAAGGTAAAACATTATTTGAGTCTACAATAAAAGCTCAGCTAAATGAATTGATGCAAGAGGGCGAAGTTGAACAAATCTACATTACCTCCTACGTCATTCAGTAACAGTCGGAACAACAATGTGTAACACGTGAAATGGAGGTGGGCAAATGGCAGGAGATGTATTATCCCAATCCGAGATTGATGCGCTTCTATCTGCAATTTCCACTGGTGAAATGTCAGCGGATGAAATCAAGAAAGAAGAAGAAACTAAAAAGATTAAAAACTATGACTTTAAACGTGCGCTTCGTTTCTCAAAAGATCAAATTCGAAGTTTGACTCGAATACATGAGAATTTTGCCAGACTACTAACAACATTTTTCTCAGCTCAATTGAGAACCTATGTTCAAATAACGGTTGTCTCTGTGGACCAAATCCCGTTTGAAGAATTTGTACGTTCAATTCCCAAAATGACATTAATTAATATATTTGAAGTGCCACCTCTAGATGGTAATATCTTAATGGAGATTAATCCTAACATCGCGTACTCCATGCTGGACCGTTTAATGGGGGGGAAAGGCTCGAGCTATAGCAACGTGGATAACTTAACTGAAATTGAACAAAAAATAATGACCAATTTATTTGAGCGTTCATTCGATAACTTACGAGAAGCTTGGCAAAATGTTGCTGAAATTGACCCGATGCTCGTCGAACTTGAAGTGAATCCACAGTTCTTACAAATGATTTCACCAAATGAAACGGTTGTAGTGATTTCATTAAATACGATCATTGGTGAAAATACAGGGATGATCAATATTTGTATCCCACATGTTGTACTCGAACCAATCATTCGCAATTTGTCTGTTCAATATTGGATGCAGTCCAATACGAAAGAAGCTACTCCAGAACAAACGAAAATGCTTGAAAATCGCGTTAAACAGGCTCAGATTGATCTTGTTGCCGAATTAGGTACATCGGACATTACCATTGAAGATTTTCTTTACATGAACATTGGTGATGTCATTCAATTAGATCAAAATATTAATGACCCACTAACTTTAAAAGTGGGGAATATACCGAAGTTTACGGTTCAACCAGGTAAATTAAATAAAAAAATGGCAATTCAGATTATCGAACCTGTGAAAGGAGGAGACGAAGATGAGTGATGGTATGCTCTCCCAAGAAGAAATTGAAGCTCTATTAAGAGGCGAAACTTTAGAAGATCGTATTAATGAGTTAGATCAATCAACAAATGAAGTAACAATTAATATTGATGATTATTTAAATTTGATGGAACAATCCGCGTTAGGTGAAATTGGAAATATTTCATTTGGAAGTTCTGCTACCGCCCTTTCGACTTTATTAAACCAAAAAGTAGAGATCACAACACCTGTCGTTTCAATGATTAACCGCAATAAATTAGAAGAGGAATTTCCACATCCATATGTTGCTATAAAAGTCGAATATACAGCAGGGATTAACGGTATGAACCTGTTAGTCATTAAACAATCGGATGCTTCTATTATTGCAGATATTATGTTAGGTGGAGATGGCTTACATCCAAATATGGATTTAGGCGAGATTCAATTAAGCGCGGTACAAGAAGCCATGAATCAAATGATGGGTTCAGCTGCCACATCTATGTCAACGGTCTTTAATAAAAAGGTAGATATTTCACCACCATCCATTGACTTACTTAATATTTTACAAGATAAAGGCCGTGACTACATACCTGATGAAGATTTATTAATCAAAGTATCTTTTAGATTGAAAATTGGTGAATTAATTGATTCAAATATTATGCAATTACTGCCGTTAAAGTTTGCGCATGGTATTGCTAAAACACTTCTTGGCGAGGAAGAAGTAACAAATGTGGAACAACCAATGCAAAACGTTGTACCAGAAGTAGTACCACAAACTTCACAAGTACAACAACCCGTTTACGAGCCGTCTATTGAGCAATCGAGTTACGCAAATCCTATGGCGCAACAACCATTGACGCCACAAGCACCGCCAATGGTTCAACAACAAATGGTTCAACAACCGATGTATCAGCAGCCGCCAACATACCAACAACAAGCGGCGACGACATATCAAGAACCACCTGTACATGCGATGCCTTATTATCAAGCACCGCCACAACAAATACAACAGCCGCCAGTAAATGTACAACAAGCGCAATTTACATCATTTGAGCAAGCGAACATTACACCTGCTGAAGCCCGAAATCTGAATATGTTATTAGATATTCCGTTACAAGTAACAGTAGAGCTCGGAAGAACAAAACATTCGGTAAAAGATATACTACAATTAGCTTCTGGTTCAATTATTGAATTAGACAAACTTGCTGGTGAACCGGTTGACATTTTAGTTAATAGCCGTCTAATCGCTAAAGGGGAAGTTGTGGTTATTGAAGAAAACTTCGGAGTTCGTATTACGGACATCATCAGTCAAGCTGAACGCTTAAATAATTTGAAATAATCTATTGGGGGAATACACAATGTCAAAAAGAATTTTAATCGTGGACGACGCTGCATTTATGAGAATGATGATTAAAGACATCTTAACGAAAAATGGTTACGAGGTAGTAGGTGAAGCTGCTGATGGCCAACAAGCAGTAGAAAAATATGCGGAATTAAACCCGGATTTAGTCACAATGGATATTACGATGCCAGAGATGGATGGAATTGCAGCTTTAAAAGCAATCAAATCAACTAATCCTAACGCAGTTGTTATTATGTGTTCTGCAATGGGGCAACAAGCAATGGTAATCGATGCAATCCAAGCTGGTGCAAAGGATTTTATTGTAAAACCATTCCAAGCGGATCGTGTAATTGAAGCCATCCAAAAAGCATTGGGTTGATGAGATGCAGGGGATTCATTTAAATAAGAAAGCGATTGTTTTTGTATTACTTATTATGATGGCTCTAACATTGCCAACACAACTAGTATCTGCTTCACAAAGTAATCAAATGATCAGTGATGAATACCTTCAAAATCCAGACACAAACACAGATGAATCCCCAGACTCAAAAGAGGTTGACAACCAAAATGTTGGCCTCGGACCTGGGGATTACATCAAGATGTTGTTATCTTTACTGTTTGTACTTGGTTTATTGGTTTTCGTATTAAAGTTCTTGAATAAAAAAAGCTCGAACTACCAGCAAAATAATGTCGTGAAAAATATTGGCGGGATTTCAGTTGGTTCACAAAAATCTGTTCAACTCCTTCATATTGGTAATTCTCTTTATATTGTTGGAGTTGGTGAAGATGTGCAGCTACTCAAAGAAATTCAGGACCCTGAAGAAATCGAACAGCTTATCAAAATTTATCAAGACAAGCAGCAAACAATCGTTTCTGCATCGCCTTACATTACTGAATTATTCAAAAAGCTTAAAAAGAAGCCAAGTGTTGAAGAAACTGAGTCACAATCTGATTTTGGAGCAATCTTAAAAAATCGTTTATCTGAAATAAATAAAGAGCGACACGAGGGATTGGAAAAATGGAAGGAAAAGGAGCACGATAAATAATGCAAGACTTTATCTCATTCTTTTCTGACAGTGATCCAACGAACGTCTCTACTTCTGTTAAATTACTTTTAGTATTAACAGTATTGTCATTAGCACCAAGTATTCTAATATTAATGACCTCGTTTACGCGAATTGTCATTGTATTATCGTTTACACGAACTGCACTGGCTACAAACCAGATGCCACCGAACCAAGTGATTATTGGGTTAGCTTTGTTTTTATCGTTTTTCGTTATGGCACCTACATTTAATGAGGTAAATGAAGAAGCTCTACAACCGTTATTTGCAGAGGAAATCGACCTTGATGAGGCATATAACAGAGCAACGATCCCATTTAAAGAGTTCATGGCAAGTCATACGAGACAAAAAGATTTAGAGCTGTTTCTAAGTTACAACCAGGCTGAGCGTCCTGATACTGTAGAAGAGATCCCATTAACGATGCTCGTCCCGGCTTTTGCATTAAGTGAAATAAAGACAGCATTCCAAATGGGTTTTATGATTTTTATTCCATTTTTAGTAATTGATATGGTAGTAGCAAGTGTCCTGATGTCGATGGGGATGATGATGTTACCGCCTGTTATGATTTCATTACCATTTAAAATACTATTATTCGTCCTTGTTGATGGTTGGTATTTAGTAATTAAATCTTTACTTCAAAGTTTTTAGGGGTTGATACAAATGAGTCAAGAAATGGTCATTTCAATAGCAGAAAGAGCGATATGGACCGTCCTTTTAGTTTCAGGGCCCTTATTGTTAGTAGCATTAATAACAGGATTGATTGTCAGTATATTTCAAGCCACAACATCTATTCAAGAACAGACACTGGCGTTTGTACCGAAAATCATTGCGGTATTCGTTGCAATAATTTTCTTCGGGCCATTTATGATTACTAAATTGACAGACTATCTTTACGATATTTTTAATAACCTGACTCGATATATCGGGTGATTAGATGACAGAACTTATTCCTGATCTATCCGTATTATTATTAATTTTAGTCAGAGTTTCTGCTTTTTTTGTATCAGTCCCTTTTTTATCTTATCGAACGATTCCAGCACAATTAAGAATTGCCTTAGCCCTTATTTTATCGTGGATGATGTATTACACGTTAAATGTAGAGCCGTTTCCAATTGATGGAGAGTATTTACTACTGATCATGAAAGAAGCGATTATTGGACTTTCGATTGGACTAGTAGCGTACATAGTTACTTCTGCCGTGCAAATTGCAGGAGGATTTATTGATTTTCAAACGGGGTTTGCCTTAGCCAATATTATTGACCCACAAACAGGTGCTCAAAGCCCACTAATGGGGCAATTTTTTAATTTCCTATTATTATTTGTATTACTTTCAACAAATGGACATCATCTCATTTTAGATGGAATCTTTTATAGTTATCAATTTGTCCCAATCGATCAACTTACACCAAACTTCGGTGATGCGAATACTGTAGAGTTTATTGCAAAGTTATTTACTTCGGTGTTTGCGGTTGCATTTCAAATGTCTGCACCAGTAGTTGCAACGATATTTTTAGTAACCATAGCTTTAGGGATTACCGGAAAAACAGTACCGCAACTAAATATTTTCGTTGTTGGTTTTCCTATTAATATCGCCGTTGCCTTTCTTGTTTTATTTATCGTAATGGGGCTGATGATTACGGTAATGGAAAATGTGGTGGAGATGATGATTTTAGCAATGCGGGATTTGATGCAGTACTTAGGTGGTTCTTAACATGAAGTTATTACTAACGTTAGATATACAATTCTTTGCAGGGGAAAAGACGGAAAAAGCGACACCTAAAAAACGTCAAGATGCTAGGAAAAAAGGACAAGTATTAAAGAGCCAAGATGTTTCGGCCGCATTTGTTCTTTTACTTAGCTTCTTATTTCTAATCTTTGCTGCACCATTAATGCAAGAAGGCCTTTTTTCTTTCTTAATACAAGCATTTGAAAAAAATATGCTCATTGATACGCTAACAACTGATACAGTTATGCAAATGTACACGGACTCGCTAAAAGAAATGGCTGTTATTTTGCTACCTATTCTAGCTGTAACCGTTGTTGCAAGTGTTGGAGCGAACTTTTTTCAATTTGGGTTTTTATTTACGACTGAATCCTTAAAAATAGACTTAAAAAAAATGGATCCCATTAAAGGGATTAAAAAAATCATATCTGTCCGTGCCATTGTTAACCTTTTAAAGTCACTTTTAAAAGTTGCATTTATTGGTACGGTAACAACGATTGTCATATGGACTAATTTAGAAGATGTTCTGTCACTTGCGTTACAAGAACCTTTCTCTACATTAAGTACGGTGGCACAATTAACTGGATTAATGGGTATTGCGGCTTCCGCAGTATTGATCGTAATTGCACTTCTCGATTATATGTATGAGAAATTTGAATATGAAAAACAACTGAAAATGTCAAAGCAAGACATTAAGGATGAATATAAAAATAGTGAGGGTGACCCTCTCATTAAATCAAAAATTAAGCAACGTCAACGAGAAATGGCTATGCGCCGGATGATGCAAGATGTACCAAATGCAGACGTGGTCATTACGAACCCGACGCACTTTGCTATTTGCTTAAAATATGATGATACAAGTATGGATGCACCAAAGGTCGTTGCCAAGGGTACCGATTATGTTGCACAAAAAATTAAATTAATTGCGAAAGAAAATAATGTCGTAATGGTTGAAAATCGACCGTTAGCACGAGCAATGTACGACCAAGTAGAAATTGGTGATCAAGTGCCAGAGGAATTTTTTAAAGCGGTGGCCGAAATCCTTGCGTATGTTTATCGTATAAAACGTAAAATTTAGAGCTTATTGAAAGAAAGTATAAACTTTTAAAGTTCGAACAGTGTCTAGCTACGGCGGCTAGGCTCTCGCGTCACTTCGACTCCTCCTACGAAGGCAAAAAGCGCCTTCTTCTCGGAGTCTACAGTGCGTGAGGCTCACAGGATGTGAGTCATGTCGGCAATGCTCGCGCGTGTCGCGTTTTTGCCGACACGAGCCTGAACGAGCCGCCTCCGCATTTCTAGGTGTCTAGCTCCGGCGGCTACACCCTCGAGGTCGCTTCGACAATACCAGCGAAGGCAAAAAGCGCCTTCACTGGTATTGTCTCCAGCGCTTGAGGCTCACACGATGTGAGTCATGTCGGCAATGCGACGCGATGTCGCGTTTTTGCCGACGCGGGTGTGAACGAGCCGCCTCCGCATTTCTTTTAGGAGGGTATTACATGAAATTTCGCGACTTAGGGGTATTAGGTGCAGTCATATTAATAGTAGCGATGCTGATCATCCCTCTACCAACGTGGTTATTAAGTTTTTTAATTATTATCAATATCACGTTATCTTTAATCGTTTTACTAACGGCGATGAATATGAAAGAAGCATTAGATTTTGCTATTTTCCCTTCCGTCATTTTGTTATTAACTTTGTTCAGACTTGGACTAAGTATTTCGACAACCCGTGCGATTTTATCAAATGGAGATGCGGGAGATGTCGTTGAAACATTTGGTCAGTTTGTAACCGGCGGAAATATTTTAGTAGGTTTAGTAATCTTCTTGTTATTAGTAGTTATTAACTTCATTGTAATAACAAAAGGTTCGGAACGTGTGGCTGAAGTTGCAGCTCGATTTACATTAGATGCAATGCCGGGGAAACAAATGAGTATCGATGCAGATTTAAATGCCGGCATGATTTCGGAAAAAGAAGCACGTACTCGCCGAGAAAAAGTTTCAAGAGAATCAGATTTTTACGGGGCAATGGATGGTGCGACGAAATTCGTAAAAGGAGATGCCATTGCTTCCATTATTATGGTATTCATTAACCTTTTATTTGGGATTGTTATTGGGATGCTTCAACTTGACTATGCGTTTGCAGATGCTGCATCTCACTTCTCAACGCTAACAGTTGGTGACGGACTCGTTGCACAAATTCCAGCATTGCTTGTTTCGACAGCAACAGGGATTGTTGTAACACGTGCTGCTTCGGAAGGAAATCTTGGCGAAGACATTGTGAACCAATTATTCGCTCAATCTAAACTTTTATATGTTGCAGGGGGCACAATGATTCTTCTCGGTCTATTCACACCGATTCCTGACTGGATTACGATTCCAATTGGAGCTTCATTAATTACGGGAGCATATTTCATGGATCGCAAGAAACCCGAAGACCCCGAAGAACTGCTTGAGATGGAAGAAGAAGAGGCAACTGACACTATGAAGAGTCCAGAAAATGTCATTAACCTACTAAATGTAGATCCAATCGAATTTGAATTTGGGTATGGGTTAATTCCATTAGTGGATGCAGCACAAGGTGGGGACTTATTAGATCGCGTTGTGATGATTCGTCGACAGCTTGCGTTAGAACTTGGAATTGTCATCCCGGTAGTACGTATTCGAGATAATATTCAACTTCAACCTAACGAATATCGTATCAAAATAAAAGGAAATGAAATGGCAAAGGGTGAGCTTTTGCTAGACCATTATTTAGCGATGAGTCCAAGTGATGATAATTCAATTGAGGGGATTGATACGATCGAACCTTCATTCGGATTACCTGCGAAATGGATCACAGAACAAACAAAAGAAGAGGCCGAGATTTTAGGTTACACAGTTGTTGACCCACCAAGTGTTGTGTCGACACATTTAACAGAAATTATTCGCATGAATGCCCATGAATTACTAGGCCGTCAAGAAACGAAACAATTGATTGATCATCTGCGTGAAAGTTATCCAATCTTAGTGGAGGAATTAACGCCAACACCATTATCGATTGGTGAAATTCAAAAAGTATTGGCCAAACTATTACAAGAAAATGTATCGATTCGCAATTTGCCGATTATTTTTGAGACATTAGCCGATTATTCAAAACTAACAAGTGATCCGGATATTTTAACAGAATATGTTCGTCAAGGACTTGCGAGACAAATCACATCGCAATATGTTTCTGGACAACCTGCTTTAAAAGTCATTACGGTTCCGGCAAAAATTGAAAAGTTAATTGCAGACAGTATTCAACAAACGGAACATGGAAACTACTTAGCTATGAATCCACAAGAATCCCAGGAGCTTTTAGAAGCAGTAGCAAAAGAAGTGGAACGGGTGTCGTTTATGGAACAATCACCAATTATTCTTTGCTCGCCTGCAATTCGCATGTATTTAAGACAGTTAACAGAACGGTATTTCCCGCAAATTCCTATACTTTCTTATAATGAGTTAGATTCAAACGTTGAAATACAAAGTGTTGGAGTGGTGAATGTAGAATGAAGATGAAAAAATATACTGCACCTTCAATCGCAGAAGCAATGAAGCAAATACGAGCTGACCTTGGTGAAGATGCCGTCATTATCTACTCAAAAGTAGTGGTAACGAAAAAACTCTTCGGGCTTATTAAACATAAAAACTTTGAGGTGCTAGCAGGTGTGGATCAAATTGAGACAAAACCAACTACCGGGTCTATGTTAGCGGATCTTCAACCTGATCACTTCCAACCTTCTCGATCAACTGTGCAAGAAGAGGTACATAGCGAAAATACCCTTTTAACAAGTGAATTGAAAAGTGAAATTGCGGATTTAAAAGCCATGCTTCAGTCCATGCAAAGACTGACAGTGGAGTCACAAATCCCTCAGGAAATGAAACCATTTCTCGACTTTTTAAAGCGTCAAGAGCTAAACGAAGAGCTCATCACCGCTATAAGTGATGAGCTTTTTCAGCTATATAAAAAACAAGGGACACTTTCAAATCTAGAGATAAAAGAAGTAGCGGAGCAATATTTAAAAGAAAAAATGCTATCACTTCCAATTGGTGGACTCTCTTATAAAAGAAAATACATTAATTTACTTGGACCAACAGGTGTAGGAAAAACGACAACCATTGCGAAAATGGCTGCTCGAGCAGTTTTAGAGAAAAAGAAAAAAATTGGATTCATCACAACTGATACTTATCGAATTGCGGCAATTGAGCAACTAAAGACCTATGCAAATCTGTTACAGGCTCCAGTTGAAATTGTTTACAATGCGAATGATTACAAGGCGGCAATTAAAAAATTCGAACACCTTGATCTCATCTTTATTGATACTGCAGGGCGCAATTATAAAGAAGCGAAATATGTAAATGATTTAAAGAAATTAATCGAATTCGATGAGGAAGTTGAGTCGTTCTTAGTTCTATCCTTAACTGCCAAAGAAAAAGATATGGAAACAATTACTGAGCAATTCGGGGAAATTCCAATCGAAAAGTTCATCTTTACCAAAATTGACGAAACAAATACTATTGGCACCTTGTTTAATTTAATGATTAAATATAATAAAGGACTTGCTTACTATACGAATGGTCAAGAAGTCCCGGAAGATATTGAAGAGGCAAAAATAGAAAAATTACTTGAATTGTTCTTCCAAGGAGAACTCAAATGAGAGATCAAGCTGAAAAACTAAGATTAAAAATGTTGGAGAGCCAAGGCATTTTGGGAAGATCCATCGCTGTTGTAAGTGGGAAAGGTGGAGTAGGGAAAAGCAACTTTACTACCAACTTTGCCATTACACTTGCGAAACTTGGGAAAAAAGTCGTTATTCTAGATATGGATATTGGTATGGGCAATATTAATATTTTAATTGGAAAAACTGCCGCTTCCAATTTAAAAGACTATTTAGTGGGTGACGTTTTACTTGAGGATGTCATATTGGATGGGCCATTTGATTTAAAATATATTGCCGGTGGTTCTGGAATGTCTTCAGTCATGGAATGGACAGAAGAAATGTTCGATTCCTTAATTCAGGCATTTGAACATTTACAAAAAAACTTCGACTATATTTTATTTGATATGGGTGCTGGGGCATCGAATTGGACGATTGATTTATTAACATCCATCGATGAAATTATGGTGATTACTACAGCTGAACCAACTTCCATCACTGATGCGTATTCAATGATGAAGTATATTCATCTACGAGACCAACAGAAAACATTCTATTTACTATGTAATCGGGTAATCTCTCCTGAAGAAGGGGAAGAAACTTTAGGTCGTTTAAGAAATACAATGATGAAATTTTTATCAAAAGATGTAATCGTACTAGGGTCCCTACCAGAAGATTTATCGGTTCGAAAAGCAGTAAGGGAGCAAGTTCCTTTTTCTATTTCTTATCCGAATGCGCCAATCACCAAAACACTTCAAACGATTGTTGACCGTTTTATCCATCAACAAATGGAAGAAGTTCAAGCACCAATTCATCATCATACGTTTTTATCTAAATTAAGAAGGATCTTTTCGAAAGGACGTGATTAATTGGAAAGTCCTAAAAAAAGTAAATTGTTAATTGTTGATGATTCTGCATTTATGAGAAAACTGATTCGAGACTTTTTCGATGGCAATAAAACAATTGAAGTCGTTGGAACTGCCCGTAACGGAAAAGATGCTTTAAAGAAAATTGAAGAATTAAACCCTGATATCGTTACATTGGATGTTGAAATGCCTGAACTAAATGGACTTGATGCATTAAAAGAAATTATGGAAGTTAATCCTCTACCAATCATTATGCTATCAAGTTCAACGAAACAAGGGGCAGAAAGTACATTAGCTGCAATGGAAAATGGAGCGGTAGATTTTGTGACCAAACCTGGTGGCACCATTTCACTTGAATTACACAAAGTGAAGGAAGAACTTGTCCATAAAGTTGAACAAGCTGTACACGTTTCAGTTGCAAAATTAAGAAAACCGTCACCGTCTGAAGAGAAGCGTTTTACAACACCTGACGTTAAAACTACGAATCTAGTAAGAGAAACTTCTTCTTCGGCTGACTTAATGATTCAACCAAAAAGAAAAAGAGAACTTGTAAGTCCCAGCAGTAAAGTGAAAAATGATTGGTCACAGACATCGAAGAAAATTGTTTGTATTGGTACATCAACGGGAGGGCCACGAGCATTACAAGAAGTATTGACCCAATTGCCCGCAACAATTCAAGCACCTATTTTAATTGTCCAGCATATGCCTGCAGGGTTCACAAAATCTTTAGCAGAACGGCTAAATAATTTAAGTAAAATTCAAGTAAAAGAAGCTGAACACGGTGAAATTTTACAAAATGGAACGGCTTATATTGCACCAGGAGGCTATCATTTAAAACTAAAAAAAGTAAGTACGGCATTTGAAATTGAATTAGATCATCAGGAGCCACCTCGTTCAGGGCACCGACCCGCAGTAGATGTGCTGTTTGAATCAGTTAGTCAATTTGAACATGTTAATAAAATTGCTGTCATTATGACTGGAATGGGCCAGGATGGGTCAAAAGGTTTAGTTGCATTAAAGCAAACTGGCAACACAATAGCGATTGCAGAATCACAAGAGACTTGTATCGTTTACGGAATGCCTAAAGCTGCAGTGGAAACAGAGCTTGTAGACGAAATTGTAGAAGTTGATGAAATTGCACAAGCGATTATGAAATATTTGCCGTAAAAGGAGTGTTCTCGTATGGACATGAACCAATATTTAGAGATGTTCATTGAAGAAAGTAAAGAGCATTTACAAGCATGTAGTGAACATTTATTAGAACTAGAAAAAAACCCCCAAGACTTAAGCGTGGTAAATGAGATTTTCCGTTCTGCACATACGTTAAAAGGTATGTCTGCAACAATGGGTTATGAAGACTTAGCAGATTTAACACACAAAATGGAGAATGTCTTAGATGCCATTCGAAATGAAAAGATTCATGTTACAACAGAGATATTAGACGTCGTTTTTGAATCGGTTGACCATTTGGAAGCTATGGTATTTGATATTGCCGATGGTGGGGACGGGAAACGTAATGTGGCAGAAACGGTTGAGAAATTAAAAAATATTGAATCAGGTAATCCAGTCACTCCAACACAGCAAGAGCCAAAACAAGTGGATCATGAAGTTGCTGCAACAACCGTTGTGGCTAGTGCTCCAAAACTTGAATATGACGACTTTGAAAAAACAGTTTTAATTCAATCGATCGATCAAGGCTTTAATGCAATTGAAATTGCCGTATCACTTCGCGCGGATTGTTTATTAAAAGCAGCCCGTGTTTATATGGTATTTGATATTTTAGAAAAAAGTGGGGACGTTATTAAATCAAACCCAACGGTCGACAAGCTAGAAGAAGAACAGTTTGATCAAGACTTCTATGTAGCGTTTATTACAAAAGAACCGGCTGACGAACTTCAAAAGAAAATCATGAAAGTGTCCGAAGTAGATAAAGTTACCGTTGTACAATTATCACAAGAAACATTAAAACCTTCGACAACGGAAGAAACAGTTCAAACAGTGCCATCAACACCAACATTACAAGAAGTGAATGAACTATCACAAAGTGACAATTCTAGTAATGCTGTAATAGCTCAAAAATCCGAAACGCCAGCAAAAGCTCAAGTTTCTGAAAAGAAACATGCTTCAAGTAAAACGATTCGTGTAAGTATTGAACGTTTAGATATTTTAATGAATCTATTTGAAGAGCTTGTCATCGATAGAGGACGTCTTCAATCGATTTCGACTGAGGTGAACCATTCAGAATTAACTGAAACAGTTGAACGTATGAGTCGAGTAATGGGAGATCTGCAAAATATTGTTCTGACAATGCGCATGGTTCCTGTTGAAACGGTATTCAATCGATTCCCTAAAATGGTACGCTCGCTATCTCGTGACTTACATAAGAAAATTAACCTTGAAATTATCGGTGCAGAAACAGAACTTGATCGCACAGTGATTGATGAAATTGGTGATCCACTCGTTCACTTAATTCGAAACTCCCTTGACCATGGAATAGAAAGTCCAGAAGCGCGGGTAGCGAAAGGAAAACCAGAAGAAGGTACGGTCATTTTACGTGCCTACCATAGTGGAAACTATGTCTTCATTGAAATTGAAGATGATGGTGCAGGAATTAATCGCGATAAAGTACTGAAAAAAGCGATTGATAAAGGCATTGTAACGAAGGATGCTGCACTGAGATTATCAGATAAGGAAATTAATGAACTGATTCTTGCTTCTGGTTTCTCGACAGCTGATCAAATTTCGGATATCTCTGGCCGTGGCGTTGGACTAGATGTGGTCAAATCAACAATTGAATCATTAGGTGGTAGTATTTCCATCGAATCTACCCAAGATGTTGGTTCGATTTTCTCTATTCAATTACCTTTAACATTATCGATTATTTCCGTTATGTTAGTGGAAATAGAAACAGAGATCTATGCAGTCCCTCTATCATCAATTATCGA
Coding sequences:
- the flhA gene encoding flagellar biosynthesis protein FlhA — its product is MKFRDLGVLGAVILIVAMLIIPLPTWLLSFLIIINITLSLIVLLTAMNMKEALDFAIFPSVILLLTLFRLGLSISTTRAILSNGDAGDVVETFGQFVTGGNILVGLVIFLLLVVINFIVITKGSERVAEVAARFTLDAMPGKQMSIDADLNAGMISEKEARTRREKVSRESDFYGAMDGATKFVKGDAIASIIMVFINLLFGIVIGMLQLDYAFADAASHFSTLTVGDGLVAQIPALLVSTATGIVVTRAASEGNLGEDIVNQLFAQSKLLYVAGGTMILLGLFTPIPDWITIPIGASLITGAYFMDRKKPEDPEELLEMEEEEATDTMKSPENVINLLNVDPIEFEFGYGLIPLVDAAQGGDLLDRVVMIRRQLALELGIVIPVVRIRDNIQLQPNEYRIKIKGNEMAKGELLLDHYLAMSPSDDNSIEGIDTIEPSFGLPAKWITEQTKEEAEILGYTVVDPPSVVSTHLTEIIRMNAHELLGRQETKQLIDHLRESYPILVEELTPTPLSIGEIQKVLAKLLQENVSIRNLPIIFETLADYSKLTSDPDILTEYVRQGLARQITSQYVSGQPALKVITVPAKIEKLIADSIQQTEHGNYLAMNPQESQELLEAVAKEVERVSFMEQSPIILCSPAIRMYLRQLTERYFPQIPILSYNELDSNVEIQSVGVVNVE
- the flhB gene encoding flagellar biosynthesis protein FlhB; the encoded protein is MKLLLTLDIQFFAGEKTEKATPKKRQDARKKGQVLKSQDVSAAFVLLLSFLFLIFAAPLMQEGLFSFLIQAFEKNMLIDTLTTDTVMQMYTDSLKEMAVILLPILAVTVVASVGANFFQFGFLFTTESLKIDLKKMDPIKGIKKIISVRAIVNLLKSLLKVAFIGTVTTIVIWTNLEDVLSLALQEPFSTLSTVAQLTGLMGIAASAVLIVIALLDYMYEKFEYEKQLKMSKQDIKDEYKNSEGDPLIKSKIKQRQREMAMRRMMQDVPNADVVITNPTHFAICLKYDDTSMDAPKVVAKGTDYVAQKIKLIAKENNVVMVENRPLARAMYDQVEIGDQVPEEFFKAVAEILAYVYRIKRKI
- the flhF gene encoding flagellar biosynthesis protein FlhF, coding for MKMKKYTAPSIAEAMKQIRADLGEDAVIIYSKVVVTKKLFGLIKHKNFEVLAGVDQIETKPTTGSMLADLQPDHFQPSRSTVQEEVHSENTLLTSELKSEIADLKAMLQSMQRLTVESQIPQEMKPFLDFLKRQELNEELITAISDELFQLYKKQGTLSNLEIKEVAEQYLKEKMLSLPIGGLSYKRKYINLLGPTGVGKTTTIAKMAARAVLEKKKKIGFITTDTYRIAAIEQLKTYANLLQAPVEIVYNANDYKAAIKKFEHLDLIFIDTAGRNYKEAKYVNDLKKLIEFDEEVESFLVLSLTAKEKDMETITEQFGEIPIEKFIFTKIDETNTIGTLFNLMIKYNKGLAYYTNGQEVPEDIEEAKIEKLLELFFQGELK
- a CDS encoding MinD/ParA family protein, which encodes MRDQAEKLRLKMLESQGILGRSIAVVSGKGGVGKSNFTTNFAITLAKLGKKVVILDMDIGMGNINILIGKTAASNLKDYLVGDVLLEDVILDGPFDLKYIAGGSGMSSVMEWTEEMFDSLIQAFEHLQKNFDYILFDMGAGASNWTIDLLTSIDEIMVITTAEPTSITDAYSMMKYIHLRDQQKTFYLLCNRVISPEEGEETLGRLRNTMMKFLSKDVIVLGSLPEDLSVRKAVREQVPFSISYPNAPITKTLQTIVDRFIHQQMEEVQAPIHHHTFLSKLRRIFSKGRD